In the Octadecabacter sp. SW4 genome, one interval contains:
- the ade gene encoding adenine deaminase has translation MSNLTDRIAQGRGDTPADIVLRGGRVFDVVTGAFLDGDVAICGDTIVGTCAQYDGRQIVDVTGLTLVPGFIDTHLHIESSLVTPFEFDRLVTPLGVTTAICDPHEIANVLGVAGIDYFLQAALETVLDIRVNLSSCVPSTDMETSGARIEAGDLIPLMDDPAVIGLAEVMNYPGVIHRDPGLMAKLDAFAGRHIDGHAPMLSGRDLNAYIAAGIRTEHEATTANEAREKLQKGMRVLIREGSVSKDMEALLPLLSEATSPYMCLCTDDRNPLDIGEHGHLDFVIRTAIARGVPPLAIYRAASLSAAEAFGLKDRGQIAPGKRADIVALGALENCDAQLVFCGGVQVGQAAFDARRIVPPIGRGSVKAPAVTASDFRNTSNKTDTDVIGILPGKIITEHLHFDIAITDGDKSADLARDLVKIAVVERHGINGNIATGFVQGFGLQRGALASTVCHDHHNIACVGVNDADMALAATRLGELEGGFVVVADGKVLAELALPVAGLMSLEPFEVVRAALEDLRDAARGLGVTLDEPFLQLAFLALPVIPMLKITDRGLVDVARFEIIA, from the coding sequence ATGTCCAACCTGACTGACCGCATCGCACAGGGGCGCGGGGATACCCCCGCCGATATCGTGCTGCGCGGGGGCCGTGTATTTGATGTGGTGACGGGCGCGTTTCTTGACGGTGACGTGGCGATTTGCGGCGACACCATTGTCGGAACCTGCGCACAATATGATGGACGGCAGATTGTCGATGTGACCGGTTTGACGCTGGTGCCCGGTTTCATTGACACGCATCTGCATATCGAAAGCAGCCTTGTCACCCCGTTTGAATTTGACCGTCTGGTGACGCCGCTTGGCGTGACCACTGCGATCTGCGACCCCCATGAGATTGCCAATGTGCTGGGTGTCGCGGGGATTGACTATTTCCTGCAAGCAGCGCTTGAAACCGTGCTTGATATCCGCGTGAACCTGTCGTCCTGCGTGCCCTCGACCGATATGGAAACCTCGGGCGCGCGGATCGAGGCGGGTGACCTGATCCCGCTGATGGACGACCCGGCAGTGATCGGGCTGGCCGAGGTGATGAACTATCCCGGCGTGATCCACCGCGATCCCGGCTTGATGGCGAAACTTGACGCATTCGCAGGGCGCCACATTGACGGTCACGCGCCCATGCTGTCGGGGCGCGATCTGAATGCCTATATCGCTGCGGGAATCCGCACCGAACACGAGGCAACGACCGCGAACGAAGCCCGCGAAAAGCTGCAAAAGGGCATGCGCGTGCTGATCCGCGAAGGGTCGGTCAGCAAGGACATGGAAGCGCTGCTGCCGCTGCTGAGCGAGGCGACCTCGCCCTATATGTGCCTGTGCACGGACGATCGTAACCCGCTCGATATCGGTGAACACGGCCATCTGGATTTCGTGATCCGCACGGCGATCGCGCGCGGGGTGCCGCCCTTGGCGATCTACCGCGCCGCGAGCCTATCTGCGGCCGAAGCGTTCGGCCTGAAAGATCGCGGCCAGATCGCGCCGGGCAAACGGGCTGATATTGTCGCACTTGGCGCGCTGGAAAACTGCGATGCGCAACTGGTGTTTTGCGGCGGCGTGCAGGTCGGGCAGGCGGCGTTTGATGCCCGCAGGATCGTGCCCCCGATCGGGCGCGGATCGGTCAAGGCGCCCGCCGTCACCGCCAGCGATTTTCGCAATACGTCGAACAAGACAGACACCGATGTGATCGGCATCCTCCCGGGCAAGATCATTACCGAGCACCTGCATTTCGACATCGCTATCACCGATGGGGACAAGTCAGCCGATCTGGCGCGTGATCTGGTGAAAATCGCCGTGGTGGAACGGCACGGGATCAATGGCAATATCGCAACGGGGTTCGTGCAGGGGTTCGGATTGCAGCGCGGCGCGCTGGCCTCGACCGTCTGTCACGACCATCACAACATCGCCTGCGTCGGCGTGAACGACGCCGATATGGCGCTGGCGGCCACGCGGCTGGGCGAACTCGAGGGCGGGTTCGTCGTGGTCGCGGATGGCAAGGTGCTGGCGGAACTGGCGCTGCCCGTCGCGGGGCTGATGAGCCTTGAACCCTTTGAAGTGGTGCGCGCCGCGCTGGAGGACCTGCGTGACGCCGCGCGCGGTCTTGGCGTCACGCTGGACGAGCCGTTCCTGCAACTGGCCTTTCTGGCGTTACCCGTGATCCCGATGCTCAAGATCACCGATCGCGGGCTGGTGGATGTTGCCAGGTTTGAAATCATCGCGTGA
- a CDS encoding SulP family inorganic anion transporter has translation MSRPLSRYLPILDWGRTYDRATLSNDLIAALIVTIMLIPQSLAYALLAGLPPEMGLYASIAPIILYAIFGTSRALAVGPVAVVSLMTAAAIGDVAAAGTAGYIAAAITLAALSGGILLLMGVFRLGFLANFLSHPVIAGFITASGVLIAASQLKHILGIDAGGHTLIELVESLWRHLPETNMITLGLGAAATGFLFWVRKGLKPLLLGVGLSKRAADIGTKAGPVAAVVVTTVTVWLFDLDAQGVNIVGDVPQSLPPLTMPNLSLDLVQALFIPALLISIIGFVESISVAQTLAAKKRQRIDPDQELIGLGAANIGAAFTGGYPVTGGFSRSVVNFDAGAQTPAAGAYTAIGLALAALALTPLIFFLPKATLAATIIVAVLSLVDFGILKRTWTYSRADFLAVLTTIVLTLGFGVEVGVSAGVIISIFLHLYTSSKPHIAEVGLVAGTQHFRNIKRHKVLTFPTLLTLRIDESLYFANVRYLEDYIYDRVIADKNLRDVVLMCSAINEIDMSALESLEAINARLRDLGMRLHLSEVKGPVMDRLQRSHFLDDLTGEVFLSQYDAHHALGAGGLKPTLPADG, from the coding sequence ATGTCCCGCCCTCTGTCCCGCTATTTGCCTATCCTTGACTGGGGTCGCACCTATGATCGTGCGACCCTGTCCAATGATCTGATCGCTGCGCTGATCGTGACGATCATGCTGATCCCGCAATCGCTGGCCTATGCCCTGCTGGCAGGGCTGCCGCCGGAAATGGGGCTTTATGCCTCAATCGCGCCGATCATCCTTTACGCGATTTTCGGCACCTCGCGCGCGCTGGCGGTCGGGCCTGTGGCGGTTGTGTCCCTGATGACGGCCGCCGCGATTGGTGACGTGGCCGCGGCTGGCACTGCCGGGTATATCGCTGCTGCGATTACGCTTGCGGCCCTGTCGGGCGGTATCTTGCTGCTGATGGGGGTGTTCCGGCTGGGATTTCTTGCGAATTTCCTTTCCCACCCGGTGATTGCGGGGTTCATCACCGCCTCGGGCGTGCTGATCGCGGCCAGCCAGTTGAAACATATTCTGGGGATCGATGCGGGCGGGCATACCTTGATCGAACTGGTCGAAAGCCTGTGGCGTCACCTGCCCGAGACAAATATGATCACGCTGGGTCTTGGTGCTGCGGCTACCGGGTTCCTGTTCTGGGTGCGCAAGGGCTTGAAACCGCTGCTGCTGGGGGTCGGCCTGTCCAAACGCGCCGCCGACATCGGCACCAAGGCCGGCCCCGTCGCGGCCGTTGTCGTGACAACGGTTACGGTCTGGCTGTTCGATCTGGATGCGCAGGGCGTCAATATCGTCGGCGACGTGCCGCAAAGCCTGCCGCCGCTGACCATGCCGAACCTTTCGCTTGATCTGGTGCAAGCGCTGTTCATTCCGGCCCTGCTGATTTCGATCATCGGTTTTGTGGAATCCATTTCCGTGGCGCAGACCCTTGCCGCCAAGAAACGCCAACGTATTGATCCCGATCAGGAATTGATCGGTCTGGGGGCGGCAAACATCGGTGCGGCTTTTACAGGCGGTTACCCGGTCACGGGCGGGTTTTCGCGTTCGGTCGTGAATTTCGACGCCGGTGCGCAGACCCCCGCGGCAGGCGCATATACGGCAATCGGGCTGGCGCTCGCCGCGCTCGCGCTGACGCCGCTGATCTTTTTCCTGCCCAAGGCCACGCTGGCTGCGACGATCATCGTCGCCGTGCTGTCGCTGGTCGATTTCGGCATCCTGAAACGCACCTGGACCTACTCGCGGGCCGACTTTCTGGCTGTCTTGACCACCATTGTGCTAACCCTTGGCTTTGGCGTCGAGGTAGGTGTGTCCGCGGGTGTGATCATCTCGATCTTTCTGCATCTTTACACGTCGTCAAAACCGCATATCGCCGAGGTCGGCCTTGTCGCGGGCACCCAGCATTTCCGCAATATCAAACGCCACAAAGTTTTGACCTTTCCGACCCTTTTAACGCTGCGGATTGACGAAAGCCTTTATTTTGCCAATGTGCGCTACCTTGAGGATTACATCTATGACCGTGTCATCGCTGACAAGAACCTGCGTGATGTGGTGCTGATGTGTTCGGCGATCAACGAGATCGACATGTCGGCGCTGGAAAGCCTTGAAGCGATCAATGCGCGCCTGCGCGACCTTGGCATGCGCCTGCATCTGTCCGAAGTGAAAGGGCCGGTGATGGACCGTTTGCAGCGCTCGCATTTTCTGGATGACCTGACGGGCGAGGTGTTCTTGTCGCAATATGATGCGCACCACGCCCTTGGGGCAGGTGGGTTGAAACCCACGTTACCAGCTGACGGGTAA
- a CDS encoding bifunctional protein tyrosine phosphatase family protein/NAD(P)/FAD-dependent oxidoreductase, translating to MDLRAINATLSVSPQILASDLQKIADQGYRAVICNRPDGEGADQPTFEEIEAAAKAVGLEARYVPVVAGKVQDADADAFAATMDELPKPVLAYCRTGTRSATLWSLTQAKTLSVADILAATKSAGYDMAGVVRRIVNGGKTPTDRADASYDVVIVGAGAAGIAVAASIQSRTTGLDIAIIDPADIHYYQPGWTMVGGGIFDAQSTAKTMASLIPRGVHWIKSAVAAFEPKDSAVILDGCRVVKYQRLIVCPGLKLDWHKVDGLVETLGKNGVTSNYRYDLAPYTWELVSNMTLGRALFTQPPMPIKCAGAPQKAMYLSGDHWLRNGSLPNIDIQFMNAGGVLFGIKDYVPALEEYVKKYDADLNFFHNLVAVDGPSKTAWFDVAKPDTAVERIAVEFDMMHVTPPQSAPDFIRVSPLADAAGWVDVDQATLRHAEYDNIWSLGDVMNAPNAKTAAAARMQAPVVADNVIADINGKSAVAQYNGYGSCPLTVERGKIVLAEFGYGGTLLPSFPKWMIDGTKPTRAAWLLKEKILPPVYWKAMLRGREWLAKPEKVSAS from the coding sequence ATGGATCTGCGCGCCATCAATGCGACCCTTTCGGTCAGCCCACAAATTCTGGCCAGCGATCTGCAAAAGATCGCTGATCAAGGCTACCGCGCGGTGATTTGCAATCGCCCGGATGGTGAGGGGGCCGACCAGCCGACATTCGAGGAAATCGAGGCGGCGGCCAAGGCGGTCGGGCTTGAAGCGCGCTATGTTCCGGTTGTGGCCGGCAAGGTGCAGGATGCGGACGCCGATGCCTTCGCCGCCACGATGGATGAATTGCCCAAACCCGTGCTGGCCTATTGCCGCACGGGCACGCGCTCGGCGACCCTGTGGTCGCTGACACAGGCCAAGACCCTGAGCGTGGCGGATATTCTGGCAGCCACGAAATCTGCCGGATACGATATGGCGGGCGTCGTGCGCCGCATCGTCAATGGCGGCAAGACCCCGACCGACCGCGCCGATGCATCCTATGATGTGGTGATCGTCGGGGCGGGCGCGGCCGGGATCGCGGTGGCCGCAAGCATTCAATCCCGCACCACGGGCTTGGACATCGCGATCATTGATCCCGCCGATATCCATTACTACCAGCCCGGCTGGACCATGGTGGGTGGCGGTATCTTTGATGCGCAATCCACTGCAAAGACGATGGCCAGCCTGATCCCGCGCGGCGTGCACTGGATCAAGTCCGCCGTGGCTGCCTTTGAGCCCAAGGACAGCGCCGTCATCCTCGATGGTTGCCGCGTGGTGAAATACCAACGCCTGATCGTCTGCCCCGGCCTGAAACTGGACTGGCACAAGGTTGACGGGTTGGTCGAGACGCTTGGCAAGAACGGCGTGACCTCGAACTACCGTTATGACCTGGCCCCCTACACCTGGGAGCTGGTCAGCAACATGACACTGGGGCGCGCCCTGTTCACCCAGCCGCCCATGCCGATCAAATGCGCCGGTGCGCCGCAAAAGGCGATGTATCTCTCGGGTGATCACTGGTTGCGCAATGGCAGCCTGCCCAATATCGACATCCAGTTCATGAATGCCGGGGGCGTGTTGTTCGGCATCAAGGACTATGTGCCTGCGCTCGAGGAATACGTGAAGAAATACGATGCCGACCTCAACTTTTTCCACAACCTAGTGGCGGTGGATGGCCCCTCGAAAACCGCGTGGTTTGACGTGGCAAAACCCGACACCGCTGTGGAACGGATCGCCGTTGAATTTGACATGATGCATGTCACCCCGCCGCAATCCGCGCCCGATTTCATCCGTGTCTCGCCGCTGGCAGACGCCGCTGGATGGGTCGATGTGGATCAGGCGACCCTGCGCCACGCCGAATACGACAACATCTGGTCGCTGGGTGACGTGATGAATGCACCCAACGCCAAGACCGCCGCCGCCGCGCGGATGCAGGCACCGGTCGTCGCCGATAACGTGATTGCCGATATCAACGGCAAGTCCGCAGTGGCGCAATACAACGGCTATGGCTCATGTCCGCTGACAGTCGAACGGGGCAAGATCGTGCTGGCCGAGTTCGGCTATGGCGGCACCCTGCTGCCCAGCTTTCCCAAGTGGATGATTGACGGCACGAAACCGACCCGCGCGGCCTGGCTGCTCAAGGAAAAGATCCTGCCCCCCGTTTACTGGAAAGCCATGCTGCGGGGACGCGAATGGTTGGCCAAGCCGGAAAAAGTCTCGGCCAGCTAA